In Oryzias latipes chromosome 19, ASM223467v1, the genomic stretch ggaggaacaAAAGACGATGGCAGACAACTATCCTAGCATGATAGAAGATAGGCAACGTCTCACAGATCTGAGGGCTCAACTGGAAAGAGAGATTTCTGATCAGAGACAGCAGAAGGAGGAAACACGTCAGCTGATTGCTCGACGTgaggaggaaaagagaaaactgGAATTGCTCAGAGAACAAACAAACGCCTTCACAGCAAACAAAAATGCTCTGGCAGATGAACTGCAACACCGTGAAGCATTGGAGTCTGAATATAAGGAAATGCAAGCACAGACTAACGACTTGGTGACAACATTCCTCACCCTTAACATAGAAGTTGCAGAGCTGCAACACCAGATTTCAAACATGGATGAGGTGCAGGAAAAACTGATTGTTGAAAAGGAGGaaaatttaaaagcaaagaaCAAGGTCTCAGAACTTAAACAGCAGCAAAAGGAACTTTGTGAAGTGGCTGTGCAATACAATATTGCACTGAGCAAACTGGGACCTCTTCGagatgaaacaaagaacctCAAAGATGAAAAATCCATGCTGACCGACCTTCCTAGACACCGTCAAACATTGGAGACTgaatacaatgaaataaaagcagaaattcacgAGGCGGAAGCTTACAACTGTCAAGCTCTCAAGGAGGTTGATTTTCTGAAGGGGAAGCTTTCAGAGCTCAAATATGTGgagaaaagaattttaaaagtaaaggagGACAAATTGAAGGCAGAAGAAACATATGACGGTCTCTATAAGGAGCTTCAAGACGTTCAAGTTCAGATCATGGCTAATAAAGACAGCACTGCTGCTCTAGAGAAAGAAATCCAAGATCTCCAGAGGAAGGACCAGGAACTAAAAGAGCTCAGAGCTGAATTTAACAGAATCTCTGAAGAAAAGTCCCAACTTGAAGACAAAAAGAAGCAGCTGTAGGATGAAGTTTCAGAactaaaacagcagcaaaaggaACTTTGTGAAGTGGCTGTGCAATACAACCAGGTACTCAGCAAACTGGGACCTCTTCGAGAGAAAACAAAGAACCTCAGAGATGAAAAAATCATGCTGACTGACCTTCTGAAACACCGTCAATTATTGGAGACTGAATACCATGAGATAAAAGCAGCAACAGACGTTGTGGAGGATGAAATCTTTGACCTTCAAACTGAGGTTTCTGATCTGCAGAACAAGGTTGATCATTTGGATGATGTGgaggaaaatgtttcaaaagcaAAGGAGGAACACTTGCAGGCAAAGGAGAAACACGACCTTCTCAAGAAGGAACTCCAAGACCTGCAGGTCCAGGAAGAGAAGGACTTAGAACTCGAAATGAAAACAGCACCAAAACAAAGCTGTGAAGGAGGAAGATCTgaccaggaaaagaaaaatctagaATTAGAATAGGGACATAgggtaaaaaacagaaatggggTCAAAATGGGGAAAAGCCTTTATTTTTGGTACATTTTAGGACACAAAAAGGCAGAAACTAATATTTAGATAGGGACATAgggtaaaaaacagaaattgggTGAAAATGAGGGAAAGTCTTTATTTTTAGtgcattttatgacaaaaaggCATAAACTAATGTTTAGAATAGGGTCAAAgggaaaataaacacagaaatggGGTCAAAATGGGGGAAAGCCTTTATTTTTAGTACATAGCAGGacacaaaaaggaagaaactaATGTTTAGAATAGGGATAggggaaataaaaacagaaatggtgTAAAAATTTGGGAAAAGCCTTTTTTAGTACATAGTAGGACACAAAAGGgtagaaatataaaaataaaaacaagcaatgTCACTTGTGAGGGGGGGACTTGAGGGggggacacatttttaaaatgcctGCCTCCCCCCTACTGGACAAATACAAACACAACATACACCATGTCCCGGCCTGAAAAAAGGGTTAATTAAATTGTCAAAATCCATTCCGGCGTTTGTAAAATAAACGCCGGAATGGACACACtaataagtgtgtttgtgtgggttttctctgagtgCTTCAGTTCCCCCCACCCAACCAGAATGTAGTGTCTTTAGGAATTTTATTAGTTAAAATTTgtgaattgaagaaaaaaaaaagttgcaattcTTTCTGCTTGTTAAAACCAAATAAcacagacaataaaaaaattagaattgatttattaattatttaaaatctggccagacttaaaatgaaaaaaaaaagggcgaaGCACTAATAAGTGTGTTTGTGGGGTTTTCTCTGAGTACTTCAGCTTCCCCCACTCTACCAAAATACAGTTActgtaacatttttaataagttgataatttattttttattacaattaatttcattcataaaaaaagaaaacattaaaaaagttgaTAAAGGAAGAATTGCAACACACTAAATTTATCCCCTCcatgaaccgccaccttaacgtggtggaggggtttgcgcACTCGAGTGATCTTAGAAGCTAATCTGTCGGGCTAATGCCAATGGCACGGTGtctcaggacagactttaggtcagtgtttttcaaccttttcggagccacggcacactttaaccataaaaaaaatcccgcggcacaccagcatccaaaaattaaaaaaaaaggagaaactcatactctgtattgatctacagcccctccacaaactcacgtgcatttttgagataattgttgcagaaaaagctggaaactgcagctgttttttttctaaaagatgcaataaaagataagttagaagatttaaaaacagtttgatgtgtgttcgttggtttcaagacgtttaacaacagatctccgtatgcgctgtcactctcacaacccaatgcatcatgggagatgtagtgcataaaacggccggagatcggttttcggagcttcattgttttgttcacttgttccacggcctgataccggattctgtgggaagctacaccgctaaagacgagctttagctgctattttttttagaactaaGCGACTTTACGaactaaatcgggacaaggaagtgaagactttaaccacttctgattggtcagactgatgacatgtgattaagccttcaagaatgattggtggagacagttaaagggccgagacgtttccaaaatacagccgaaggtgcagctgaatcgcggtaccttatcaaaatgtctttaataaaataaaataaacacaaagaaaaagtattttatgatcttttatattcctaactcctcagtgttttatcagggcctgtttggatgaacagagagctgaaatcatggagatggtaattgcttttagatcagttaatgagggcaatttccaacggcacacttgaccatctctcacggcacactagtgtgccgcggcacactggttgaaaaacactgctctaggtGACGAGTCAGACTAAGAGCGGTTCAGAAACTAACCTAAACTAAGTCagaaagaacaaggtccagtTGCAACACACAGGTTGCACACAGGGTCTGGTGGCCGGGGCGATTCCCATGAACCATGGTCGAGTCCAACCAggcaaaaagacacaaaatcgctcctccctggaccaggaGCGTTATAAACATGGTTTACTACGGGGGCAGAGATGTGtaagacacgcttacatttaagatacaacaacaacaaatcccagtgCAAATGAACAattactgaaacacaacagcaaatcatgaaacacaacagcaaataaagaaacacaacagtaaatcatgaaacacaacagcaaatcatgaaacacaacaataaatcatgaaatacaacagaaaatcatgaaacacaacagcaaatcatgaaacacaacagcaaatcatgaaacacaacagcaaatcatgacaCACAATagtaaatcatgaaacacaacagcaaatcatgaaacacaacagcaaatcatgaaacacaacagcaaatcatgaaacacaacagcaaatcatgacaCACAAAAGCATATCCAGGTGCAAATcaccaaaaaacaaccccattacaaatgaccaaaaccagaaacacaacaatgaaagcAGAGACACGGCTTCTAACAGAATATAATACCAATcgtgtatgattttttaaagttatttattattgttttctttatgtggacatttcaAATACATgagacagtccaaaagcatctTTTTATTGCATTACTaaattaaaattacaacagTGTTTAGCAAGGTAATGTTTTTGCATCACTTCCGGTATTAAGGGTATTCCCTTTCCGTTACCAGCTGCTCGCTTTCCTTAattttttctccatcttctgTTGTGCTTTGCTTAACGGAAATGGAATACCCTTCATTACAGAAGTGACGCAAAACTTTACCTTTCTaaacattgttgtaatttttattgtagtactacagtttaaaaactgcttttggactgtctcatgtatttaaaatgtccacataaaaaaaaactgtaataaattaatgtaaaaattcTTACAcgattaattttattttatgtcactTCCGGGACTCAGGAAGTTCCTTTTCTGTTAGAAATCGTTTCTCcgcttttgttgttgtgtttttggattTGTTAATTTGTACCGAGGTTGTTTTTGTGATTCGGTATTTGGTAATTTGCACCcggatttgcttttgtgttttaggaCTTTGTAGTTTGTTCcgtgatttgttgttgtgtttcagtatttgttaatTTGTTCCGAGATTGTTTTTAGTGCTTCATGATTAGTTCGTTTGTACCAGGATTTTTTGTtggttgtatcttaaatgtaaatctGTCTTGCACCTCTCTGCCACCTTAATAAtctattaaaaatgaataaatttcgACATTTATACGAGCTGGCAATGAAGATTTGTCAGCATATTCATGctacaataaatattttgtgagaaagtccatctttgttttattttactgtatatattttttcagattttaataGAGATATCAATTATAATAAAGGTGCTTTATAACTCTGAAGATATTGAAGCTATTATCACCAAATCATGACCAATTATCCTGTTGTAAGAAAGATTATGTCATAAATTCACtttctatatttttaagaattttttaacatttaaatttcGGAtcatatttggtcaaaaataataaataaagatacTGAAGCTAACAACAATATAATATGATAtatatgaggttccatttgtgccaaaaatatcaaaatgtgtttttgcgtccactgctatgtctttggtccattgtctatgtctactgatcgtgtttttgcgtccactgtctatgctttgtgctcattgtctatgtctactgatcgtgtttttgcgtccactgtctatgctttgggctcattgtctatgtctattgaacgagttcattttacatcggttcatgtctatgtactactaagcaatatcttctgcatgcccatgattctttgattattactttgtattaactttgtgatgtatatgcttgctttatccttaaactttatctttgtcattGTCCTTATCCCATGTCGTTTCAcatgtcgtcaggaagatccttagcaaccgttgctagtgtcgtttgctatgtcgtttcacgtgtcgtcaggaagatccttagcaaccgttgcttgtgtcgtttgctacgtcgtctcaccatgtcgtcaggaagatcattagcaaccgttgctagtgtcgtttgctacgttcTCTCTCCATGTCGTGTCCTTAGATCTTgttgtatttcaaattttgcaaaggTCGTCAGAGAAGTCTTTTGTACGGTCGATAAATTGTTTCCCGTATTATCACGgaacaaaacacttaaaaaaaaaaaaactttattgacaatcctgcaaacgcgcactgccagaaaggggggggggggtgcatgcgtacaacggtttcacgtagtatggctttaatttaatcttgtgatgaaactattatttcaaattattttgaaaaatgactgatctttataaaatatgttgttacATATCTGATGGATAAACGAGGATCAGACGGGCTAATAAGAGCCTTATACTGGTCCCGAGTGCGCCATTTCATGGtcacatagattaaaaagaaaagctcaaaaaccagTCAGTTTTCGACTGTTATATTCATAATTAGTGACTCGACCCACTAAAATTTGAGAAGGTAACTCATCGAAGATATTTTAAAGGCTTTGAACACTAAAAAGGAATAGATAAATGCAATTGTATTCATTAAACAACACTTTCATTAACAGCATACTCCTAAACCTGtatgacacacaaaaaagctcTCCTGGATCTTCATGGCACGAATTGCCATTTATTCTTCAAATGGAATTGAAGAATCTCTGTGGGCACAGATGGACCAAAAAATGAttgtttcagtttcagtttatttttttcaaacacaaatgaaaaagtcaacacagttgtttgaaaaagacacATAACAATACAGTGTGCTTTAAAAGGAGTGGGTTAAAGAGAAAATTTAATGATGAAGTGTTGCAACATTCCAGGAAAGTATGATCCTGGCTGGAGTCATTCAcaccttaaaaatgtttatatgttAAACTCGATATAATTTAAAATCCCCTCCCATCTTTAACTGGATGTATCAAAATGTTCTCTGACAATTTGTAAAGTCTGAAGAAGAATGTCTACTCCAAAGCAAGTGCTGTCGCCTAGTGGAACAATTCTCCCTTGGAGGAACTGCAGAACAATGTCTTTTAAAAGCAGTGGTGCCTCTGGAACATTAACAGTCCCATCGGTGTCTGTAGGTGTTGGTCCTTCCCAGTCAACTCCATAATCTTCTATTGTTGCCTGTATAAGAGTAGCATGtgttaattaataaaaacttgtaaataaaaaatccaaGTATTGATTATCAAACTCAAGTGAAATAATGTGCAATAACAGCAACTGACTTAGTTACAGGTTACCAGTTACTTACAGGTTCAGAGATTGTAGTACTGTTTCGCAACTGGCCTTCAATCCACAGTTGTTGAGGTGATCTGCCTTGTTCAGTGGAAAGGGAGTGGCGATCCCAAGCTTGTTTAAAAAGCATCAAATGTCTGTTGATGCGTGGAAGCATCACATAATGCAGGCAGATCATGTCGAGCTCATTGTCGGGGTTTAAGGCATTCGTATGAACCAAGTGTTGGAGAGCATGATAGTAATTGACAGTAACAGCCCGCCAAACATCTCTCCATAACCTCTCAATCCGCTGATTGTGGACACTTCGGCCTGTAATGAAACGTCTTCtctctgtgtaaaaaaaatacaaatttcagtccaaaaatacaacaattttATGTCTAGGGAATTTCGCCTGGCtgtttttataaatcaaaatgagggaaaaagatttttttcttaaagtctaTAGGTAAGTTTCTGTTATTTGCAAAGCTCTGTTCAGGGTGGGTTGctataaatgttgaaattatagttttgtaaaataaagtcGGAACAGAAATCAATTTTTGGATTCCTTAAATGTCACTTTACATGTTCAacatcagtgcttctcaattattttttgccaggccccccctaggaaaaagaaaatgtttcgcgagcccccctgaccccccccccccccatcaaccccacccccccactcgcacagtgacaatatattaggttagtatctatcAATCTAGTTacttttgaaaaactgaaaaaagaattttttttactaaatctgCATGTATACTGAATATCAAATGCATGCATCCATAAAAGTCTTATCAGTCACATCTGGGATCTTTGTGCAAGaaacaattttaacaaaaaattaataaaatacctGGTCCACGTAGCGGATGCTCGAGCATAAAGCGAGCCACCTCAACATTTTCACCCCCTTTATCACTGCGGACACGTGTTGGAACTCCAAACTGCTGAATGGCCTCAAGAAAGGCTGAAAAAACAGTGGATGCTCTATTGTTGTCAGCAGCCTGGAGGTACATAATTTTTCTGCTGTAACCATCGATTCCCCCATGAATGACGATCCTCCATCTGCACAGCAAAAGTAGAAAATTACCGGTACTATTAAAGTACTGTTCCaaaattggacaaaaaaaaaatacgcaAAGAATGTGTACCGTATCAATTTATGATTCCCATCAATGTGCCAGAGAGCCATGGGTGCTGGTACTGAGTAGACTCTTCTTGGAATAATATTGATGCTTAGACCGCGAAAAAAGGTTCCAACTGGATCCACAAGTCTTAGTGTTTCCATTATCCGAGATCTCTGGATTCTAAAAGGtcaaaaaacacagaatcaaTATCATTACTTGTACAGTTGGCATTTCAAAttcataattattaatatttttggttaCACATACCGTAATCCAATGCTGTTGAGATATCCAGAGACAGTTTTAATCCCAGAATTGGGAAATTGGCCAATGAAATGGCTGATTATTTCTCTAAGATCCGGATCTGGTAGGTCACTGTAAGACATCCTTACAGATAAACCATATTCAGACATTCTTCGGCGTATGGTCCTGTAACTGACACCAAAAAGCCGCGCAATTTCCCTCACTGTAAAATGAAAGTCAAGAAGGTACTGCAATTGTTCACTGGAAATTTCCCAAGAGGGGCGTCCTCTGTTTCCAGTCATCAGCAAAGAAGGCCTGAATCCCAAAGAAGGTTCATAATGAGCGTTTAGTAATTGCAGCACTTTTTGTAAATTTTCTATGATGTTGTCCACATCTTGTAAAAGTCCCCTGTCTGCACATATTAGAAGTATTCGATGGAATTCTTCATAGCGAGAATAAAGGAAATCCAAATCCATTACAGAGCCTTGGGATTCCAGTTGGTCACAAAGCTGCTGGGACTCTCTAAAGATGAATTCCAGTAGCTCACGGCAGAGTGGTTCTTCATCAAAACTGCATTGAAAAGACATAAAAGTTGtcatattattatattatttcatCGTCCCATTGTTTACAGTCTCTCCAACTAGCTTTCAGACACTCACAACCGCAACCTATCATTACCAGTGCAATATGAATCTCAAGGACCTGGCTACAGACAACAACATGGCGCCTTAGGATGGattaaacactggagctaaagcttcagTGTAACAGATTTACAAATCTGTACATTTTAGTCTATGTTAGGGTTGGGCGACATGTggccataaaataaaaagacaccgattttgtttttattaattcgagttccgacccccccccccccccccccacaccctacttaaggaaagcactaagtacaaacggcagacaaGTTAAAGCAAATGTTGCTTTCATTTAATCAAACCCACGACAAATGTAACACCCATTTCTggtatgaaaaaataaatgaacacgcTCTAGGAATCAAAGTTAAGTAGTTAagacttttcttcttcctcccttTTTTGACTTGTGtctaaataattttttcttgtttttgtctaatttcgttattctacacttgttttcacttgtccaaaataaaaaggttacttcTTTACTTAAAGTCCtagctgtgttttaagtcacactttgtagtctagactaaaggagacaaacattcaccttgacagtagcatcattttctaaaggattaacaatacagctcatatctgggcTCTAaggttttaaattaattaagaaaccccgtcttctcaggcgttgtagaatgagtgagtgtgtgtctgtgtgtgagagGACTGAGCGCGTGCCACGCGAGTGCGCGTGAGAGCCTTTAACTCTGATGGGCTTGCAAAATGGATGAGCAGACAGCCCTACTGAAAATGTTTGATGAAAGAATTTGATGCCAACTCCGAAGCTATAAAAGGAATAAGAAGTTAGGCCTGGGCGATAAATCGATTAAATTCGAATTTTTTGTTACGGgtgatttcaaaaataactaaatgggctcttccggcgcggcggggggctgctttcctggctgggctggggcggcgctctctttccctctgcgcctccctgctctcgcCGCgaggctctgggggcctcgcggcggtcctgctggccctggcctgggtggcggtcttggtcgcccgggggacggttgttccctgcctgttcccgtgtggcgttgggggaattccggctgccgctgctgctgtggcgggggtatgggtgtgggggtggctgggcgctcctcctccttcttttcacattccaccatccattttagaagaacataaacactcacctgagcacaggtgttagctcacctttgcactaatagtttgcatgattgaatgaatgaaagatttcacactagttggtttaaaggcataggtatgcgttcgtgaacactatctgttttgtgtgcatgttgacatgtggacatttttgcggctagcaggtgtgttgataatatttgagtgtgtgtgaacaggccccgccctttttgtactacatttgaaccgtaccgtaacgataaacaaccagtaagcctgtctgctctatgctgcttcatggtcttaccccctttcccctccgattatcaccctcctaccccccctctctctaacgtccctctctcttcttcccctctttccttttccgtccggtccaacaccaaagattttcaaacatgactgaaattaataaagtttggcctcaattacaaaaggggtttattcagacatacctttggtttgtctgaagatgaataacccctcttgttaaaataaaatatgtccaacacaagaggccctcagctctcatctgtttgcctagctgttggacaggacaagttattaaaaaaaaaaaaaaaaaaaactaaatgaagtttttgtgtaatggcgtatttttggctccccagagcttccgtagcATTACTTTCACGCGGCGGCACGCGACAATCGAAACACGAAGCAGCTAGCGACAGCATGGCTACCGGTGACTGTGCGAAGTTTGTTCcctaaaaaaggaataaattcatctgttgtttggaactggtctgggtttactgccacagacgtgggggaatagacccccccccccccagcacgcTGCCTAGTCGTTTGCATGTCGATTTTCTCCGTCAGGGCGGTCACGGCTTCCATAATTCTTTCAAACATACTTTCATCCTGCAAGTTCTGCCCGCTCCCTTTCTATTGCTTTTTAGGATGAGGCGCTTTGACTGGAGTGTGTGCAAGGTTCACTAACTTTTCTTTGGAACTTTCTCCATCCCCTGTAGTGACTTCAACAGCTTCCTCACTCATGATCTCGTGAATATTGGACTGTGAATAGTCGTGCTCGGCCATTTGCATTCGGTTACTTAGCTGACTTTAGATtttcaaaaaggaagaaaaaataagTCTACGGTAGTCCGCTATTCCTAtcacaaactttaaataaaaaatgaaaaagcttgcAGTGTTCTTGGTTATAGaatgcataaaaacacacaaacaaggacagaaaaaaactattacaCCAGGCAGGGCCCGCAAAGTACGTTCGTTCATTCCGCCATCTTGCCTCCCTCTCCGATACTCACTTCTAGTGCTACTGGTACTGCTAGTCACTCGTAAAATTTGTGGGGAAATTCCATCAGAGCTTGAAGTTGAACAAGACAAACAAAGACTGATATAGAAAATGAGACTTACCGGTCCATGAAGAAGAATATTTTTCACAAAACGCTGGcgtcttttttttagaatattt encodes the following:
- the LOC111946433 gene encoding uncharacterized protein LOC111946433 — its product is MTTFMSFQCSFDEEPLCRELLEFIFRESQQLCDQLESQGSVMDLDFLYSRYEEFHRILLICADRGLLQDVDNIIENLQKVLQLLNAHYEPSLGFRPSLLMTGNRGRPSWEISSEQLQYLLDFHFTVREIARLFGVSYRTIRRRMSEYGLSVRMSYSDLPDPDLREIISHFIGQFPNSGIKTVSGYLNSIGLRIQRSRIMETLRLVDPVGTFFRGLSINIIPRRVYSVPAPMALWHIDGNHKLIRWRIVIHGGIDGYSRKIMYLQAADNNRASTVFSAFLEAIQQFGVPTRVRSDKGGENVEVARFMLEHPLRGPGILLIFC